In Roseofilum reptotaenium CS-1145, the DNA window AAGGATACAGACGATTCTCGATCCGACCCTTGAGCAGCAGCATTGAGATCGATCCCGATATCCGTGGGGGGAGTTAACCCTACTTTACCTTGGGTGGTGAAAGCCGGTAGGATTTGAGTCCGAAACGCTTCTGCCGCCTTAGAGCGATAGCGATTGGGATTGACAATCACGGACAGAGTACGCTGGATAGAAACCCCTTCAACATAAGCACGATGAAGCAAATTAATTTGCAATTCTTTTTCAATCGCTGAGATGGAAACAAAAGCTGCGCCTAAATTAGCTTGTACCGCATTTTTAATCGCTTCAATCGAATTGAGTTCCATTTCCACCTTTAGGCGGTTCGTTTCAATCCCACAGCGCGTTAAAACCTGATCAATTACCTTACGAATGGTCGATTGTGAATCTAGAGCAATAAACTGGAGTTCATACAGGTCTTCCTTGTGAATCGTCCTCTGGGCTGCCAGGGGATGGGAAGGGGCTAAAATCAGGGCTAATTCATCTTCAGCATAGGAAGAGATTTCTAAGGTTTCTTGGAGTTCGCTGGGCACTTCACCACCGATAATAGCCAAATCAATTTGGCCATTAGAAACACTCCAACAGGTTCGGCGGGTCGAATGAACATGCAGTTGCACGGACACATCTGGGTATTTTTGCCGAAATGCACCAATCATCCGAGGTAACAGATAGGTTCCTGTGGTTTGAGAGGCTCCAACAATCAGAGTCCCCCCTTGCAGATTTTGCAAATCTTCGATCGCCCGACAGGTTTCTTGACAGAGCGAAAGAATCTTTTCACCATACTGAAGGAGTAGATGACCCGCTTCTGTGAGTTGGGCCCGTCTTCCACCTCGATCGAATAGGGGAACATCTAATTGTTTCTCTAAGTTCTGGACTTGGAGACTCACGGCCGGTTGGGAGACATAGAGACTGTCAGCGGCTCGTTTAAAGCTTCCTTCAATGGCGATCGCCTTGAGAATGCGTAATTGATCCAACGTGAATGGAAGGTCAGACATGAGTGATCAACCTAAAATGGGATATTGGAGAGTTCAGTGGACGGAAAACAAGACAGACCCTTGGGAACATGAGAAAATGAAATTGGGTAAAATTGAGACCAAACTGATAATTGACCCATAGCAGACCTATACCCTTGGTGTCTACAACTTGAACCATCTTGACTCAAAACCTCTCCCCCCTACCGTTGTGACATGAAAGTGCCCCAAAATAAATAGATTGAAGACCAATGACCCCATCATCAGGAGACAACAGATAAGCATCTACTTATGGAACGGGAGGTAGTTGAGGATTTTCTGAATTTACCAGGAATTGCGGGAGTCGCCCTAATCGATCGGCGATCGCGCCCCTATTTTTGTGGCGTGGATAGTACCCTCAACTTCCAGCAAAAAGAAGCCCTAGCCCAAGGTTTGCGACAGGTCGTCGAAACCACTCCAGAAGGGTTTGAGTCCTTTGAATTTCAATTTGCCCAAAATCAGGTGTTTATTTATAAGCTTCCTGAAGGCGTGATTTTGTTAGTGCTGACGACCCTGGATTTGGTCTATAGCAATTATGCTGAAGCGCTCCATGAGCTGAAAACTGAATTGATTGCAGATACGGCTACGGCGATCGCCACGTTCCGACTCCTTGCTGGCAGTTTAACCCTCTCCAACCAAACCTACTGGCAAAATTCTCCGACTCCCAGTCCCTCTCCTATTCGTGTTCCTTTCAAGTCTCAACCTACGGTTCCTAATGCCTCTCCTATTCCAGAAGCTACGTCCCAGGTTACCCTAAAAGAATTGCTTGAAGCCCTCAACCAACTGAGTCTTTATACCACCCAGTATTTAGGTAAAGCGGTGATTACCAATTATTGGAAATCCACCCGTCCAGATGTGGAATGGTTACAGAGCTTTGAAATCAGCCGCACTGCTGAATTGACGTTTACCCGTTCTACAGCCCTTACCCAAACGGTAACCCCAGAACAGTTAGCCTTGATTCAGTCTTGGGTGGCCGCCTTTATCAGTCGGTGCATCAAAGTGATCCGGGATTTTCCTGCCTTAGTGGAAAAATCCCTCAAACCTGAATATAAACAGTTACTCTTACCCTAAGAACCCTTAGAGACGCAAAAATTATGGTAAAAATTGTCAGACTTGAACCGATCGCCCAAGAGACTGAAGTAGAAACTAACGGCAATCTGTTATCGGTTTTGATCGATAAAGACTTAGATGTTCTCAAAGAATGTGGTGGCCGAGGCATGTGTGCCACCTGCCATGTGTACATTAAAGATGGGATGGAGTTCCTCACTCCCATGAATCGCAGGGAACAGCGCACCTTAGAGGTGATTACTTCCTGTAAACCCAATTCTCGTCTGGCCTGTCAGTCACGGGTACTGATGGATGGGGTGGTGGTAGAATTACCTCCAGGGATGTACGTGAGATCGCTACAAGATATTGAAGCTCTCATTGGCAGACGAGCCGATCAAGATATGCTCCATCCGGTAACCGGGGAAGTCTTAGTCGAAACGGGTAAACTCGTCACCCGCTCCACCCTGAAACAACTCGAAGATACAAAATTTGAAATTGGAGCCTACTTAACGCAAACCAAAGATGCTTAAAAGAGTATCCAGAAGCTATGCTAACCCAAACTCAAAACCTATACCGAGAAAGCGATGGTCGCTATGCCACAGATGAAGAATTGCAATTTTTCCAGGATTATATCCAATCGTTTCCGTTGCGGTTAACCACCTATAACAAGATTCGCACATCAGAAGCTCTGATTGTCCAACAAGTGCAATCTCAAATTCGCGCTCGGGCCCCCCACTTGCTCCAGCGCGGTAATAAAGACTTGAGCGCTAAATGGAAACAAGATACCCTTCGTATCCTACGTCACTCAGCCCTAGCCCTATTGATCGACGATCGGGACAGATTACGCGATCGCCTCCTATTGTGGTTTCAAACAATAATGAGAGCCTTTGATGCTCAAGATAGCTGTAAGGTGACTTACTCAATCATGCAGAATGTCGTTGAATCCCTCTTAACTCGCGAGGAAGCAGCTCTCTTACGTCCCATCCTCGAATATAACCGCCAAATCCTCTCTCAAGCCTCTTCCATTGAAGAATTTCCCTTGTAAGGGCAAAATTTGCTTGACTTTCATTACAAGTTTGCTGTGGATTCGTCACCAGCCGATACAATGAAAATCGGAGAGATGAACCCATCCAGGTCAACGCTTCTCTAGTCAGAAGGCCAACCCCACTCACCGATCTGAACGCTTATGGCAAACGCAACTAAAACTCAACATTTACTCAATAGCAAACAGCCCAAAAAACACAACCACTACGGCTTCCAGGATTTTTTTCAATTCGATCCAGAACGCGGAACCGTCGTAGACTGGAATGGTGCCCAAAATGTCCTCACCAGTGAAGATTTTATTATTGGGTTAGTTGAAGGTCTCGAAGAAGAAGTTGGAGATGCTTCGGCTGCCATCATGTATACCATCGGTGTGGAGTGGGGACAAAAAGATGCTTTTTTCTTTGAAAAATGGTTTGAAAAAGAGTTCGATCGCAGCATCCGGCAAGCCAATTTAATGTTTCTGTTAGAAACCTGGTGGTGGCCGTTTACTTCCCAAGGATGGGGACGCTGGGAAGTGGATATGGGCGATCGCAGACAAGGCTTTATGTTTATTAACTTGTTTGATTCTGCCGTAGCACGAACCCTTGGCGATGTCGGTAAACCCGTCTGTCATATCTATGCTGGTCTATTTGCTGGCTTTTTTACTGAATTAGTCAAAAAACAACTCAGTTGTATTGAAATTCAATGCTATTCGATGGGGGAAACCTATTGTAAATTCCTGCTGGGGGGTAAAGATCGCATTGATGCAGCCTCATTCTGGCTCAATGAAGGAGCAACCGCTCGTGATATTGAAAAACGGTTGCGTTCAGGGGAGCGGTTAACATGAGTCCCCGTACCCGTTCTCAAACCCCATCGAAACCCAAAACCACAAAAACCCAAGAGATTCCCAAAACCTGGAGTCGAGTCTCAGTCCGTGACTTTTTTAGCCAGATTAACTGGGAACAGGACCCTGAACCGATCCAGCAATTTAAACAAGCGAGTAAGCAAGCCAGTTTAGAAGGAAAAGAGTCGAGCAAGCATCTATCCTTGACCTTGACGGTTAGCCAGTTCTTTACTTGTATTGATTGGGAGGGTCAAGGAGCGATCGCTCCAAGTGACCCCCTTCCTCTAGATGTAGAGTCCACATCCATTCAAGACGAAGATGATGTGACGTTAGAAGACTTTTCGAGTTTATTTTAAACCTTTACCCATTCGTATCTAGTGGCTATGAACACCGATCTAGAAACCCTTTTTGCAGAAGCAGAAAATCGCTATCTGAAACCTGAAGAACTCAAAGGTTTAACCGAGTATGTTGAGTCCTTACCCCAACGGCTAGAAACCTATAGTCAGATTCGAGAAAAAGAAGTAGAAATTATGCAAGCCGTTGCCGATCAGCTTCCTCAGTATTTTCCGAATTCATCCGTTGAAGATATGGAGCGATCGATTAAAAATGCCATGCTCATGTTGCGATATTGCGCCATGGCCATGTTGATTAATAATGATAAATTGGTTCAAGATCGATTTGTGGATTGGCTCTCGCAAAGCATGGCCATGTATGAAACCCAAGATTTAGATAAAGCCTTATACAAATTGCTCAATCAACAATTGATGAAAAGCTTAAAACCAGAGCAAATTAAATTAATCAAATCACCGTTGATTTTAGCCCAAACCCAATTACTCAAGAGTGAAAGCTAAAGGATTAATTAACAGATTGGTTTATCGTTCAGGAGCCTATGGCGAGAATTAACTATGATTTCTGTTTCTGATTTAGTCACCAATAACCGTATCCCTAGTAATTACTTTGCTACAGATGTTTATGTGCGAAGTGATTTAGAATTAGGATTGTTAGAAAATCGCCGGGGCGATCGCCTCTTAGCAATGCCCGAACCCTTAATCAAAGCCATCTATTCTGGTTTAGACAAAGAAACGGGACAAGCCTCAAAATTAGTCTTGTATAACTGCGGTCGCTGGTGGGGAAAAAACTTTTATGCTCGGTTTGCTGAAGAAGTATCGGAATACTACGAAAAACCGTTAGCAGATATGAGTATGTTAGACTTTTTGCAATCGTTTAAAGAATGTTGGAAAACTCACGGATGGGGAAAAATCGATCTCGATCAAAGTTATATTGCTCAAGGTTTTTTAGTCGTCAAAACTTGGAATGCTCCCTTCGCAACCCAGGGTCCTAATCTCGGTATTCCGGTTTGTTTCCTGGACGCGGGGGTCTTCAGTGCATTCTTTAGTCAATTGAGTGGGAAAGACTTACATTGTGTCCAAACTTCTTGTGAATCTTTGGGTGCAGAATGTAACCACTTTATTGTCGGGTTAGAGGAACGCTTAAGAAAAATTGAAGAACAGATCGAACAGGGAACAGCTCATGTAGATCTTATGAATGACTTAATCACAATGTAAACGAACGATCTGCCTATGACTGTGTCCAAACGTCCCAAAAGTAAATATCTGATTTTAGGATTGATTGGCCAAGGACAGTTTGGGCGTGTGTTTTGTGGGTGTCATCGCAAAACGGGAAAATTAGTTGCCCTCAAAGATTTAGATCAACATCGTTTTCCAACGCATCAGTTTTTGCGGGAATTGAGGTTTTTATTGCAACTGTCCCATCCGAATATTGTCACGTGTCGCGCCCTAGAACATTCTCGAGAAGGGCGCTATTTGATCATGGATTATTGTGAGGGAGGAACGTTGCGAAATTGGATGGATCGCCAGGGAAAATTGCCTCTGGGGATGTCGATCCAATTTATGAAAGATGTATTGCAAGGGATGGAACATGCTAATAGTCGAGGCATTATCCACCGGGATTTGAAGCCAGAAAATATTTTATTAACACTCAAATCAAGGGGTTGGATCGCTCGCATATCGGATTTCGGTATTGCTCGGTTAATGCAGGAAAGTAAAGCCGGTTCAGATAACACAGGATCGCCGGCTTATATGGCTCCAGAGCGATTCTATGGGCAATATTCTCTTCAGTCAGATATTTATGCTCTAGGGGTGATTCTTTATGAGTTAGTGGTGGGGAATCGCCCCTTTTCTGGACAACCCCAGCAGTTGATGAACTATCATCTCAATCAACGGGTCGTCGTTCCAGACCAGGTGCCTCTACCTTTGCAAAAAATTATTTTCAAAGCCTTAGAAAAATTACCTGCTCGGCGTTATAAAAGCGCGAGGCAAATGCTCAGTGACCTCGATCGCCTTTCCGAGTTAATTGATTTATCCTTATCCGCGACTCCAATCAGTGTCCTCCCTTATCCACCAAGTCGTTCCCTCACTGATGAACCCATTATTACCCATGCACTGCCAGGAGCGATCGCCGCTTTAGCCGTTTCTATACATTCACAGACTAACGATAACCATTCCCCTTGTGGTTCTCACACCTGTATTTATTGGGCAATCTCAGACTCGATTCACTATCAACGCTATCAGGAAGAGGCGAATAATTTTGAGACGGTAGTGAAAGTCGCTCAAGTCTGTTTACCGGAAGATATTCGTGAATTAAAAATAACTTCTCAAGGTTGTCTTGCATTGACTGACCAATGTATTTATCACTTAAATCCTGATTTATCCCAGTTTCCCCTTCTTTCTGCTCAGTTAATTGCCCATCTTCGCATTCCCTTTAAAGCAGATGTCCATCCTCACAGCCAGTGGATCGCGGCGGTAACTGAGGATAATCACTTATGGGTTTGGCATCGCTCGGAACAAAACCCTGATGCCACTGCTCATCATCACTCTTGGTTCTCTCGTCCTCAAGTTCCTGTTAGGGGGGCAGTCCATCAAGTCCAAATTCTTGACGATCATCATGGAATATTTTGGCGAGTGGAACAGGGAAAAACGGCGATCGAAGTCTTTACTCGTCGGGGAAATTTTCTCGGACACTGGAAACTTTCCTTAGAAGTCGATCGGATTATTCCCAGCGCTATTTCTTATCGAGTTTTGGTGATTCCTAAGTGGGATACCCATGGGCCGCTGTTGATGGATTTGAAGCCCTTTCGGATGCGACCGATTCCGATTAAAGTGCAGTTACCGGTATGTGTCGCGATCGCCTCCTGGGGCTATGTGATTGCTGACGATCGCGGTCATTTAATCTTATTAGATGAATATGGCCAAGTGGTTGGCCGGATTTTAGGCCCTCGTTCCCCAGTGGCGATCGCCATGATTTCTAAAACGGTTCTCTTGGTAGCCACCAATGTGCAGGATGAAGGAGAACTTCATTGGGTGGATTTAAGCCAATTTGATATTGACTTCATTTTTTAGGGAATAGGAAATAGGGACTTGACCGAACTAAAATACACATTATATATCCATAGTATTAGCGAAAGCGGAGATCATCCTCGAGCGGTTTGAGCAAAAATTTTTGATAAACTGAATCAGACCGTTGGGTAACAGTCAGGAGTATTGAAGATGGCTCGACTTGGCCGTAAAGCCTATGTAAGGACAAGAGGCAGAAGCATTTTCGCACAACTGCTGTTGATACTTTTCTTGGGGTGGGTTGGCTTAGGATTATCCTTACCTGGATGGGCCCAAACTCAACCTACAGAAGTAACCACTAGAGCTAAGATTGTATTGGATGGTTATGAATTATTTGAGGTAGAAGCTTCTGGACGCTTTAGCGCTGAGGAGAGAGCCACCCGAGTGAATCAGTTATTACAGGAAAAGCTGGATCGGGCGATCGCCACGGATACCCCACCTGAAGTCACAATTGTCCAAAATAACGGCCAAGTTAGTCTCCAAGTTAATAACCGCCACCTCGTCACCCTGACTGCATCAGATATGATGATGCCAGGGCAACCGTCCCTAGAACAAGCCGAGCGTTGGCAAAACGAGATTGAACAAGCTCTGCAACGCGCTCGTCGAGAACGAACGCCCATCTATAGAGCCTGGGCAATTAAAATGGCCCTGATCGCCAGTGCTGCGGCGATCGCCCTACAAAGTCTCTGGTTTTGGCTTCAGCGACGCTTACAGCGGCAAAAGAAAAAGGATTCGGAGCTGATTAAAACTTCCTGGAAAATTTTAGTCCTGATCCTGTTGCAAGTAGCAACTTGGCTCATCGTTATCTGCTATGTAACCCATCTATTTCCCCTCAGTCGTCGCTGGTTATATCGCACCTATATTTTCTTACGGGATCTGTTTTCAGCACAAATTTTTACCGTTGGTGAACGAGCATTATCCCTGAATAATTTGCTCTTAATTGGAGTGATGGCGATCGCCTTAATCTTGATCACCAACTCCTTTACTGAAGTTCTCAAAACCAAAATTGTCCCCCTCGTCGGAGTAGATCGCCATTCCCAACAGGCGATCGCATTCTTTCTTCGCTATGCTCTCCTCTTCATCGGCTTTCTGCTGATTCTCACCCTGAGCGGTGTAGACTTTAGTTCCCTCGCAATTCTGATCAGTGTTCTAGGTGTGGGGATTGGGTTTGGTTTGCAAAATATTGCCAAAGACTTTATTAGCGGTCTAATTATGATCTTTGAACGACCGATCCAAGTCGGGGAATTGGTACAAGTGGGAGAGTTTCAAGGTTTAGTGCAACGCATTGGCCCTAGAGTCACTGAAATGACTACCATTGACCGGATTACCATTATGGTTCCCAATTCCCGCTTCATCGAAGGAGAAGTCCAAAATTGGAATCGTACTGGTTTAACTCGTCTCAAAGTTTATGTCGGTGTTGCCTATAGTTCAGACATGCAACTCGTCCATGATGTCCTGCTTGCTGTTGCTCAGATTCCTCATCCTGAAATTCTCCGCCATCCCCCACCGAAAGCGCAATTTAGAGGATTTGGAGATAATGCCCTCAACTTTCGGATTGTGGTCTTTATTCGAGACCCTCTGAAACAACCGAAAGTGAAAACCCATTTACTCCATTATATGTCCCTATATTTAGAACATTAT includes these proteins:
- a CDS encoding LysR family transcriptional regulator, which translates into the protein MSDLPFTLDQLRILKAIAIEGSFKRAADSLYVSQPAVSLQVQNLEKQLDVPLFDRGGRRAQLTEAGHLLLQYGEKILSLCQETCRAIEDLQNLQGGTLIVGASQTTGTYLLPRMIGAFRQKYPDVSVQLHVHSTRRTCWSVSNGQIDLAIIGGEVPSELQETLEISSYAEDELALILAPSHPLAAQRTIHKEDLYELQFIALDSQSTIRKVIDQVLTRCGIETNRLKVEMELNSIEAIKNAVQANLGAAFVSISAIEKELQINLLHRAYVEGVSIQRTLSVIVNPNRYRSKAAEAFRTQILPAFTTQGKVGLTPPTDIGIDLNAAAQGSDRESSVSLD
- a CDS encoding 2Fe-2S iron-sulfur cluster-binding protein; translation: MVKIVRLEPIAQETEVETNGNLLSVLIDKDLDVLKECGGRGMCATCHVYIKDGMEFLTPMNRREQRTLEVITSCKPNSRLACQSRVLMDGVVVELPPGMYVRSLQDIEALIGRRADQDMLHPVTGEVLVETGKLVTRSTLKQLEDTKFEIGAYLTQTKDA
- a CDS encoding phycobilisome protein, with amino-acid sequence MLTQTQNLYRESDGRYATDEELQFFQDYIQSFPLRLTTYNKIRTSEALIVQQVQSQIRARAPHLLQRGNKDLSAKWKQDTLRILRHSALALLIDDRDRLRDRLLLWFQTIMRAFDAQDSCKVTYSIMQNVVESLLTREEAALLRPILEYNRQILSQASSIEEFPL
- a CDS encoding V4R domain-containing protein; its protein translation is MANATKTQHLLNSKQPKKHNHYGFQDFFQFDPERGTVVDWNGAQNVLTSEDFIIGLVEGLEEEVGDASAAIMYTIGVEWGQKDAFFFEKWFEKEFDRSIRQANLMFLLETWWWPFTSQGWGRWEVDMGDRRQGFMFINLFDSAVARTLGDVGKPVCHIYAGLFAGFFTELVKKQLSCIEIQCYSMGETYCKFLLGGKDRIDAASFWLNEGATARDIEKRLRSGERLT
- a CDS encoding V4R domain-containing protein; protein product: MISVSDLVTNNRIPSNYFATDVYVRSDLELGLLENRRGDRLLAMPEPLIKAIYSGLDKETGQASKLVLYNCGRWWGKNFYARFAEEVSEYYEKPLADMSMLDFLQSFKECWKTHGWGKIDLDQSYIAQGFLVVKTWNAPFATQGPNLGIPVCFLDAGVFSAFFSQLSGKDLHCVQTSCESLGAECNHFIVGLEERLRKIEEQIEQGTAHVDLMNDLITM
- a CDS encoding serine/threonine-protein kinase, which gives rise to MTVSKRPKSKYLILGLIGQGQFGRVFCGCHRKTGKLVALKDLDQHRFPTHQFLRELRFLLQLSHPNIVTCRALEHSREGRYLIMDYCEGGTLRNWMDRQGKLPLGMSIQFMKDVLQGMEHANSRGIIHRDLKPENILLTLKSRGWIARISDFGIARLMQESKAGSDNTGSPAYMAPERFYGQYSLQSDIYALGVILYELVVGNRPFSGQPQQLMNYHLNQRVVVPDQVPLPLQKIIFKALEKLPARRYKSARQMLSDLDRLSELIDLSLSATPISVLPYPPSRSLTDEPIITHALPGAIAALAVSIHSQTNDNHSPCGSHTCIYWAISDSIHYQRYQEEANNFETVVKVAQVCLPEDIRELKITSQGCLALTDQCIYHLNPDLSQFPLLSAQLIAHLRIPFKADVHPHSQWIAAVTEDNHLWVWHRSEQNPDATAHHHSWFSRPQVPVRGAVHQVQILDDHHGIFWRVEQGKTAIEVFTRRGNFLGHWKLSLEVDRIIPSAISYRVLVIPKWDTHGPLLMDLKPFRMRPIPIKVQLPVCVAIASWGYVIADDRGHLILLDEYGQVVGRILGPRSPVAIAMISKTVLLVATNVQDEGELHWVDLSQFDIDFIF
- a CDS encoding mechanosensitive ion channel domain-containing protein, with translation MARLGRKAYVRTRGRSIFAQLLLILFLGWVGLGLSLPGWAQTQPTEVTTRAKIVLDGYELFEVEASGRFSAEERATRVNQLLQEKLDRAIATDTPPEVTIVQNNGQVSLQVNNRHLVTLTASDMMMPGQPSLEQAERWQNEIEQALQRARRERTPIYRAWAIKMALIASAAAIALQSLWFWLQRRLQRQKKKDSELIKTSWKILVLILLQVATWLIVICYVTHLFPLSRRWLYRTYIFLRDLFSAQIFTVGERALSLNNLLLIGVMAIALILITNSFTEVLKTKIVPLVGVDRHSQQAIAFFLRYALLFIGFLLILTLSGVDFSSLAILISVLGVGIGFGLQNIAKDFISGLIMIFERPIQVGELVQVGEFQGLVQRIGPRVTEMTTIDRITIMVPNSRFIEGEVQNWNRTGLTRLKVYVGVAYSSDMQLVHDVLLAVAQIPHPEILRHPPPKAQFRGFGDNALNFRIVVFIRDPLKQPKVKTHLLHYMSLYLEHYGIGIPFPQRDLHIKLPGLEQVADTWLTQQGREHWQPSPVPAPERPKIKPEYNWEDILQRMRGPEGISIRDRRYGLKAFSNCFVGSEAVDWLMEHEQSTRPEAIMMGEMMVNLGIIHHVLDEHGFEDSLLFYRFYADENLEHEDQYLTPPPTEGGDRIDERGIEKNTDSDTAMIDD